The Mesorhizobium sp. NBSH29 genome has a segment encoding these proteins:
- a CDS encoding DNA polymerase III subunit chi yields MAEVLFYHLTESTLYDALPGLVERSLQRGWKAVVQTGTEERRDALDTHFWTFRDDGFLAHATDQDPYPEEQPVLLTIADGSPNGAEIRFLVDGAEPPDLKSYERAVFMFDGHDATQLEAARRHWKVMKTAGHDVTYWQQTPEKRWERKA; encoded by the coding sequence ATGGCCGAAGTTCTCTTTTATCACCTGACTGAATCGACCCTCTATGATGCGCTCCCGGGGCTGGTCGAACGCAGTTTGCAGCGCGGCTGGAAGGCGGTTGTCCAGACCGGAACCGAGGAACGTCGCGACGCGCTTGATACCCATTTCTGGACGTTTCGTGATGATGGCTTTCTCGCTCATGCGACCGACCAGGATCCGTATCCGGAAGAACAACCCGTGTTGCTTACCATCGCGGACGGTAGTCCAAATGGTGCAGAGATACGATTCTTGGTCGATGGCGCCGAACCGCCAGACCTAAAATCGTATGAGCGCGCGGTGTTTATGTTCGATGGTCACGATGCCACGCAGTTGGAGGCCGCACGCCGTCACTGGAAAGTTATGAAGACCGCTGGCCACGACGTTACGTACTGGCAACAGACGCCGGAAAAGCGCTGGGAACGCAAAGCCTGA
- a CDS encoding ABC-F family ATP-binding cassette domain-containing protein: MLILNDISLRIAGRLLLDHASLTLPAGSKAGLVGRNGTGKTTLFRAITGDLATETGTISMPKSTRIGQVAQEAPGTEDALIEIVLQADVERAALLEEEKTATDANRIADIHMRLADIDAHSAEARAATILAGLGFDAEAQKRPASSFSGGWRMRVALASVLFAEPDLLLLDEPTNYLDLEGTLWLENYVGKYPHTVLLISHDRHLLNRAVDSIVHLDQQKLTFWRGGYDQFDRQREEQQILQEKSRIKQDAARKHMESFVERFRAKASKARQAQSRLKALEKMKPISAILNDSVKPFDFPEPVKTVASPIIAMSGVSTGYSPDKPVLKHLDLRIDEDDRIALLGSNGNGKSTFAKLLAGRLKAQTGTMTIAPGLKVAIFAQHQMDDLRPEENAVDHVRLLMQGAPEAKVRARVAQMGLATEKMHTAAKDLSGGEKARLLMGLAAFDGPNLLILDEPTNHLDIDSREALVYALNDYSGAVLLISHDPHLIEATVDRLWLVKDGSVKPYENDLAEYRREVTGDAGDRRQRREQDKASKADRRREAAQRRAAMEPIAKEIRATEALMDRIRKRIDAIEDELANPAIYEKDPSTPTRLAKERSQLAGTLAGHEEKWLSLSAEYETGTTE; the protein is encoded by the coding sequence ATGCTTATCCTCAATGACATCTCGCTGCGCATCGCCGGGCGCCTTCTCCTTGACCATGCGTCTCTGACCCTGCCTGCAGGGTCAAAGGCCGGCCTTGTTGGCCGAAATGGAACCGGGAAGACTACTCTCTTCAGAGCCATCACCGGCGATCTTGCGACCGAGACCGGCACGATATCGATGCCGAAAAGCACGCGCATCGGCCAAGTGGCGCAGGAAGCACCGGGCACTGAAGATGCCCTCATTGAAATCGTATTGCAGGCGGACGTAGAGCGCGCTGCCCTTCTCGAGGAAGAAAAAACGGCGACGGATGCTAATCGCATCGCTGATATCCACATGCGGCTCGCCGATATTGATGCGCATTCTGCGGAGGCGCGCGCTGCTACAATTTTAGCTGGACTTGGTTTTGATGCCGAAGCGCAAAAACGCCCTGCGTCCTCGTTCTCGGGAGGCTGGCGCATGCGGGTGGCCTTGGCGTCCGTACTGTTTGCTGAACCGGACCTTCTTCTTCTCGACGAGCCTACCAACTATCTCGATCTTGAAGGCACGCTGTGGTTGGAGAATTATGTCGGGAAATATCCCCACACAGTTCTCCTGATTTCGCATGATCGCCATCTGTTAAACCGAGCGGTCGATTCAATCGTACACCTCGACCAGCAGAAGCTGACCTTCTGGCGCGGTGGATATGACCAGTTCGATCGCCAGCGCGAAGAGCAGCAGATCCTGCAGGAAAAGAGCCGGATTAAGCAGGATGCAGCCCGAAAACATATGGAATCGTTCGTCGAGCGCTTCCGGGCCAAAGCTTCAAAAGCGCGGCAAGCCCAATCGCGGCTGAAAGCGCTTGAGAAGATGAAGCCGATTTCGGCGATTCTCAACGACTCGGTAAAGCCTTTCGATTTTCCAGAGCCGGTGAAGACCGTTGCGTCGCCCATCATCGCCATGAGCGGTGTTTCGACCGGTTACAGCCCGGACAAGCCGGTACTGAAGCATCTTGATCTGCGCATCGACGAGGACGACCGTATCGCGCTTTTGGGTTCAAACGGAAACGGGAAGTCGACGTTCGCCAAACTTCTTGCCGGACGCCTCAAGGCGCAGACGGGCACTATGACAATCGCACCTGGTTTGAAGGTCGCGATTTTCGCGCAGCATCAGATGGACGATTTACGGCCGGAGGAGAACGCGGTCGACCATGTGCGGCTTCTGATGCAGGGTGCACCGGAAGCCAAGGTGCGCGCGCGCGTTGCGCAGATGGGATTGGCAACAGAGAAGATGCATACTGCCGCCAAGGACCTTTCTGGCGGCGAGAAGGCCCGTCTTTTGATGGGGCTTGCTGCGTTTGACGGCCCGAACCTTCTTATCCTCGACGAACCGACCAACCACCTGGATATCGATTCGCGCGAAGCGCTGGTCTATGCGCTGAACGATTATTCCGGCGCGGTGCTGTTGATCTCTCACGATCCGCATCTGATCGAAGCCACCGTCGATCGGCTATGGCTGGTCAAGGACGGGTCGGTAAAACCCTATGAAAACGACCTTGCGGAATATCGCCGCGAAGTGACAGGTGACGCTGGCGACCGACGCCAGCGGCGTGAACAGGACAAGGCGTCGAAAGCCGACCGCCGCCGTGAGGCTGCGCAGCGTCGCGCTGCGATGGAGCCGATCGCCAAGGAAATTCGAGCAACCGAAGCGCTGATGGACCGCATTCGCAAACGCATCGATGCTATCGAAGATGAACTTGCCAACCCGGCGATCTACGAAAAAGATCCCTCGACCCCCACGCGACTTGCCAAAGAGCGCTCGCAACTTGCGGGCACTCTTGCTGGTCATGAAGAAAAGTGGCTGTCGCTTTCTGCGGAATATGAGACTGGCACGACCGAGTAG
- a CDS encoding DinB family protein — translation MKKHYAMFAAYNQWANQRIYAAAGRLSDEEFERDTGAFFHSMMGTLNHILVADRVWMKRFTGEGEAPATLNTILHADFTSLNVARNYEDVRICDWIESLDQNGLTGRFTYMTVTDMRTISQRLAPALAHFFNHQTHHRGQAHTILTALGKPSEQLDLIAFQRSEDGRAFA, via the coding sequence ATGAAAAAGCATTATGCCATGTTCGCCGCTTACAATCAGTGGGCCAACCAGCGGATCTACGCAGCCGCCGGAAGGCTGAGCGATGAAGAGTTCGAGCGCGATACCGGCGCATTCTTCCACTCTATGATGGGAACGCTGAACCATATTCTCGTTGCCGACCGTGTGTGGATGAAGCGATTCACCGGTGAAGGTGAAGCCCCTGCAACGCTCAATACAATCTTACATGCAGATTTCACCTCCCTCAATGTCGCCAGGAATTATGAGGATGTACGGATATGCGACTGGATCGAAAGCCTTGACCAAAACGGTCTGACTGGACGGTTCACCTATATGACAGTGACCGATATGCGCACTATCTCGCAGCGCCTTGCGCCTGCGCTTGCCCATTTTTTCAATCACCAGACCCACCACCGTGGTCAGGCCCACACGATACTGACCGCACTCGGGAAGCCGTCTGAACAACTTGACCTAATTGCCTTCCAGCGGTCAGAGGACGGAAGAGCATTCGCCTAA
- a CDS encoding glutathione S-transferase family protein has protein sequence MTISLYDLVGSDPARPFSPHCWKTRMALAHKGLDFTSIPVRFTEIPKIEGGAPKIVPVIRDGDTVVADSFAIALYLEENYADRPTLFGGAGGEAMARFIERWSQSTLHPYLGSAALVDIHERLGAQDKEYFRSTREARYKRTLEEVVAGREAGLVAFRHALEPLRQTLGFHPWIGGQTPLFADYIIFGALQWMRVISPFQPLAEDDVISAWFERCLDLHGAAGKAVSAVDSRF, from the coding sequence ATGACCATTTCACTCTATGATCTCGTCGGCAGTGATCCCGCCAGACCGTTCAGCCCGCATTGCTGGAAGACCAGGATGGCGCTTGCACACAAGGGATTGGATTTTACAAGCATACCGGTCCGTTTTACCGAAATTCCCAAAATCGAGGGCGGTGCGCCAAAAATTGTGCCTGTTATCCGAGATGGGGACACCGTCGTCGCCGATTCTTTTGCGATTGCTCTGTACCTTGAGGAGAATTACGCGGACCGCCCCACGCTTTTTGGCGGGGCGGGAGGAGAGGCGATGGCTCGCTTCATAGAACGTTGGTCGCAATCAACGCTGCACCCTTATCTGGGCTCGGCCGCATTAGTCGATATTCACGAGCGGCTGGGCGCGCAGGATAAGGAGTATTTCCGTTCAACGCGCGAGGCACGCTACAAAAGGACACTCGAGGAGGTCGTTGCCGGGCGCGAGGCCGGGCTGGTCGCTTTCCGCCATGCGCTCGAACCTCTGCGCCAGACGCTTGGGTTCCACCCTTGGATCGGCGGGCAAACCCCTCTGTTTGCAGATTACATCATTTTTGGTGCATTGCAGTGGATGCGCGTCATATCGCCCTTCCAGCCATTGGCGGAAGACGATGTTATCTCGGCCTGGTTCGAACGTTGCCTCGATCTACATGGGGCAGCCGGAAAGGCTGTGTCTGCCGTCGACAGCCGCTTCTGA
- the ndk gene encoding nucleoside-diphosphate kinase, translating into MAIERTFSMIKPDATRRNLTGAITQMLEDAGLRVVASRRVWMSRREAEGFYAVHKERPFFGELVDSMSSGPTIVQVLEGENAIARNREVMGATNPANADAGTVRKVHALSIGENSVHGSDAPETAREEIAYWFSGTEIVG; encoded by the coding sequence ATGGCTATTGAACGCACTTTTTCGATGATTAAGCCCGACGCTACGCGTCGCAACCTGACGGGCGCTATTACACAGATGCTGGAAGACGCTGGCTTGCGCGTCGTCGCATCGCGCCGCGTTTGGATGAGCCGCCGCGAAGCCGAAGGTTTCTACGCGGTACACAAGGAGCGTCCATTCTTCGGGGAACTGGTTGACTCGATGTCGTCGGGCCCAACCATTGTGCAGGTTCTGGAAGGCGAAAATGCCATCGCCCGGAACCGGGAAGTGATGGGCGCGACCAACCCGGCAAACGCCGATGCTGGCACCGTCCGCAAGGTGCATGCCCTGTCGATTGGCGAGAACTCCGTGCACGGCTCAGACGCTCCCGAAACCGCACGCGAAGAAATTGCCTACTGGTTCTCCGGTACCGAAATCGTAGGGTGA
- a CDS encoding molybdenum cofactor biosynthesis protein MoaE yields MTISAQPNVRVQSEDFDIAAEISAVTAGRGDIGAVVTFSGLCRDEKGALAALELEHYPGMAETEMSRIATEAMQRWSLCGMTAIHRYGKILPGENIVLVIAASAHRNAAFDAANFMMDHLKSKAPFWKKEHRPDGSSGDWVDAKDIDAVAIERWKN; encoded by the coding sequence TTGACGATCTCCGCTCAGCCTAATGTGCGCGTCCAGAGTGAGGATTTCGACATTGCCGCCGAAATTTCCGCCGTGACGGCGGGTCGCGGCGATATCGGGGCCGTGGTTACGTTTTCCGGCCTGTGCCGCGACGAAAAGGGAGCGTTGGCAGCGCTCGAACTGGAGCATTACCCCGGCATGGCCGAAACGGAAATGTCACGGATCGCAACCGAAGCGATGCAGCGCTGGTCGCTCTGCGGCATGACGGCTATTCATCGCTATGGAAAAATACTGCCCGGCGAAAACATCGTATTGGTCATCGCTGCTTCGGCGCATCGCAACGCCGCATTCGATGCAGCAAATTTCATGATGGATCACCTGAAATCAAAGGCACCGTTCTGGAAAAAAGAACACAGACCTGATGGATCATCAGGTGACTGGGTCGATGCCAAGGACATTGATGCTGTTGCCATCGAGCGCTGGAAGAACTGA
- the moaD gene encoding molybdopterin converting factor subunit 1: MKLIYFAWVRERIGLSEEYLSPPGDVKTVADLLHWLKGRGDEYEAALQFPEVIRVAINQEHVDHKQSIAGAHEIALFPPMTGG, encoded by the coding sequence GTGAAACTCATCTATTTTGCATGGGTTCGAGAACGCATTGGCCTCTCAGAGGAATATCTTTCGCCCCCCGGTGACGTGAAGACCGTGGCCGACTTATTGCACTGGCTAAAGGGCCGCGGCGATGAGTATGAGGCGGCGCTGCAGTTTCCAGAGGTGATCCGGGTTGCTATCAATCAGGAACATGTCGACCACAAGCAGAGCATCGCCGGCGCGCATGAAATTGCACTGTTTCCGCCGATGACCGGGGGCTGA
- the pgsA gene encoding CDP-diacylglycerol--glycerol-3-phosphate 3-phosphatidyltransferase produces MAQRAFNLPNILTYARILAVPLVVLCFFLEGRLQSTDFARWSALGIFLAASITDYFDGYFARAWKQTSNIGRMLDPIADKLLVATCLLLLAADTDRTIAGWSLWAAIIILCREILVSGLREYLAALKVSVPVTQLAKWKTAIQMLAIAVLLAGPALDKMISYATETGIVLLWISAIVTLYTGYDYFRAGVKHIMEE; encoded by the coding sequence ATGGCTCAACGCGCCTTCAATCTTCCCAACATCCTCACTTACGCAAGAATTCTTGCAGTGCCATTGGTGGTGCTCTGCTTCTTTCTCGAAGGCAGGTTGCAGTCGACGGATTTCGCCCGCTGGTCGGCGCTGGGCATCTTCCTGGCGGCAAGCATCACGGATTATTTTGACGGATATTTTGCACGCGCCTGGAAGCAGACATCGAATATCGGTCGTATGCTCGACCCGATCGCTGATAAATTGCTGGTTGCTACCTGTCTGCTGCTGCTGGCCGCCGATACCGACCGTACCATTGCAGGCTGGTCTCTGTGGGCTGCCATTATCATTTTATGCCGCGAGATTCTTGTTTCTGGCCTGCGGGAATATCTGGCGGCTCTGAAGGTCAGCGTGCCGGTAACGCAACTTGCGAAATGGAAGACTGCCATTCAGATGCTGGCCATTGCCGTACTGCTCGCTGGACCGGCTTTGGACAAGATGATTTCCTACGCTACCGAGACGGGAATTGTGCTACTTTGGATCTCGGCGATCGTCACGCTCTACACTGGCTATGATTATTTCCGCGCTGGGGTAAAGCACATCATGGAAGAGTAG
- the uvrC gene encoding excinuclease ABC subunit UvrC — MEDEDLTPDGLGITPSTDGPALPFVAIDWEAHAGDAEGMLGAEVIQTLVKQLPNSPGVYRMINTAGDVLYVGKARNLKKRVTNYAQGRFHTNRIGRMVRETSTMEFVVTRTETEALLLEANLIKRLRPRFNVLMRDDKSFPYIMMTDDHPSPGIFKHRGARSRKGEYFGPFASAGAVGRTINSLQRAFLLRTCTDSVFESRTRPCLLYQIKRCSGPCTGEIDAESYAELVHETKDFLSGRSQNVKSAISLAMQEASEEMDFERAAIYRDRLAALSHVQSHQGINPQGIEEADVFAIHQEGGQVCIQVFFFRTGQNWGNRAYFPKADPALEAGEILGSFLAQFYDDKPCPRLLLLSTDVEDQPILAEALTTRAGHRVNVSRPQRGEKKDLVDHALQNAREALGRRLAETSTQARLLKGFCETFGLEKQPQRIEVYDNSHIMGTAAVGAMVVAGPEGFVKNQYRKFNIRSTDITPGDDFGMMREVMERRFSRLLKEQGLPGIVENNIMEDEDLGATGFPAWPDVILIDGGQGQMSAVRKILNELGVSKFVTAIGVAKGQDREAGRERFFMLGRESFSLPVRDPVLYFVQRLRDEAHRFAIGTHRARRKKELVRNPLDEIGGIGPGRKRALLLHFGTAKAVSRAAMGDLMAVEGISESIARQVYNHFHENG; from the coding sequence GCCGAAGTCATCCAGACACTAGTCAAGCAGCTTCCCAATTCACCGGGCGTGTACCGCATGATCAATACGGCTGGCGACGTTCTCTACGTGGGGAAGGCCCGTAATCTCAAGAAGCGTGTCACCAATTATGCGCAAGGGCGATTTCACACCAACCGTATCGGACGGATGGTGCGTGAGACCTCGACGATGGAATTCGTGGTTACGCGTACCGAAACCGAGGCGCTGCTGCTTGAAGCAAACCTGATCAAGCGGTTGCGACCGCGCTTCAATGTTTTGATGCGCGACGACAAATCGTTTCCTTACATCATGATGACGGACGATCACCCCTCTCCCGGTATTTTCAAGCACCGTGGCGCGCGTTCACGAAAAGGCGAGTACTTCGGCCCATTTGCTTCAGCTGGCGCCGTTGGCCGCACTATCAACTCGCTGCAGCGGGCTTTTCTCCTCAGGACTTGTACGGATTCGGTATTTGAGAGCCGCACCAGGCCCTGTCTGCTCTACCAGATAAAACGTTGTTCAGGTCCATGCACTGGCGAAATCGATGCCGAAAGCTATGCAGAACTGGTGCACGAGACCAAGGATTTTCTGTCGGGCCGCAGCCAAAACGTGAAGTCCGCGATTTCGCTGGCCATGCAGGAAGCTTCGGAAGAAATGGATTTCGAGCGTGCCGCGATCTATCGCGACCGACTGGCTGCCCTTTCGCATGTCCAGAGCCACCAGGGAATCAACCCGCAAGGGATTGAAGAAGCCGATGTTTTTGCCATTCATCAGGAAGGCGGTCAGGTTTGTATCCAAGTGTTTTTCTTCCGCACCGGGCAGAACTGGGGCAACAGGGCCTATTTCCCCAAAGCCGACCCGGCTTTGGAAGCTGGAGAAATACTCGGCTCGTTTCTCGCGCAATTTTACGATGACAAGCCATGCCCCCGACTTCTGCTGCTTTCGACCGATGTTGAGGATCAACCAATACTGGCCGAAGCGCTGACAACCCGGGCCGGTCACAGAGTCAATGTTTCAAGGCCCCAGCGCGGCGAAAAGAAAGACCTTGTCGATCACGCGCTACAAAATGCGCGGGAGGCCCTAGGGCGTCGACTTGCCGAAACGTCGACACAGGCGCGGCTTCTAAAAGGATTTTGCGAAACATTTGGCCTCGAAAAGCAACCGCAGCGCATCGAAGTCTATGACAATTCACACATTATGGGCACCGCAGCGGTCGGAGCTATGGTGGTCGCCGGCCCCGAAGGCTTTGTCAAAAACCAGTACCGAAAATTCAACATCCGCTCGACCGATATCACACCAGGCGATGATTTTGGCATGATGCGGGAGGTCATGGAGCGGCGGTTTTCAAGGCTGTTAAAGGAACAGGGCCTACCGGGAATTGTCGAGAACAACATCATGGAGGACGAGGATCTTGGTGCCACAGGCTTCCCCGCGTGGCCGGATGTGATTCTGATCGACGGCGGCCAGGGTCAAATGTCGGCTGTACGGAAAATCCTTAATGAGCTTGGCGTTTCAAAATTCGTTACTGCCATCGGCGTGGCGAAAGGTCAGGACCGCGAAGCCGGGCGTGAGCGCTTTTTTATGCTTGGACGGGAATCCTTTTCGCTTCCCGTACGAGATCCTGTCCTTTATTTCGTGCAGCGTCTGCGCGATGAAGCGCATCGCTTTGCCATCGGCACCCACCGCGCGCGGCGCAAGAAAGAGCTGGTGCGTAACCCTCTCGATGAGATCGGCGGCATCGGTCCCGGTCGCAAGCGAGCTCTCCTGCTGCACTTCGGAACGGCCAAGGCGGTGAGTCGCGCAGCGATGGGTGATTTGATGGCTGTGGAGGGAATTTCGGAGTCAATTGCGCGCCAAGTTTACAACCATTTCCACGAAAACGGCTGA